The DNA window TCCACTCCACGCGCTCGGCCCGCAATTCGTTGACGTGTCCGTCGCCGTCCGTGTCGGCCAGCTCGGTGGTGTTGACGGCAAACTCCTGCGTCCCGCCTTCCTCCTGCGCGTACGTCTTCTTGAAGACCTGCGCCGTTTCGGGCCAGGGGTTGTCCGCCGGGCGCTCGGACGGCGGCTTCTGGTTGATGCCGATCTGCACGACCTGCTTCGCGCCCTGCCGGTGCGCGGTCGCCACACAGTCGGCGCCGGTGTCGCCTCCGCCCAGCACGACGACGTTCTTGCCCTCGGCCGTCACGCCGTTCGGGACGGACGTGCCGTGCTGGCGCCGGTTCTCCTGCGGCAGAAAGTCCATTGCCGGCATCACGCCGGCCAGGTCGGTGCCGGGCACCGGAAGCTCACGGTGCTTCTGCGCGCCGATCGCGAGGCAGGTGGCATCGTACTCGTCATGGAGTCGGTCCGCGGCGAGGTCGGGGCCGATGGCCGTGCCCGTCACGAATTCGATCCCCTCCTGCTGGAGCTGATCGACGCGTTGGTCGACCCGTTTCTTAGCGAATTTAAAGTCGGGGATGCCGTACGTCATGAGTCCGCCGGGGGCGTCGTCGCGCTCGTAGACGGTGACGTGGTGTCCCGCCCGGTTCAGCTGCTGCGCGGCAGCGAGCCCCGCCGGTCCACTTCCGATAATGGCAACTCGATGATCGGTGCGGCTCGTGGGCGGCTCCGGTTGAATCCAGCCCTCCTTCCACCCCTTGTCCACGATGGCCCGCTCGATGCTCTTAATCGTCACCGGGTCGTCGTTGTAGGACAGCACACAGGCGTCCTCGCACGGCGCCGGGCACGTGTAGCCGGTAAACTCGGGGAAGTTGTTTGTGGCGTGCAGCTGTTCGAGGGCTTCTTTCCAATCTTCCTTGTGCACGAGGTCATTCCACTCCGGAATGCGGTTGCCGATGGGACAGCCGCTCATGCAGGTCGGCACGCCGCAGTCCACGCAGCGCTCGCCCTGATCTTTCAGGTGCTCCGGGTCCCAGTCGGGCGCCCAGATTTCGGCATAGTCGCCCGCACGCTCCTTCGGATCGCGCTTGCCGATGGAGCGGCGCTTGTGCTTGAGGTACCCGTCGGGGTGGTGTTCGCGGGGCATAGAAGCTACAACTTATGAGGGGAGGTCCAATCGGATGAAGACGGACAGACGACGCGTTCTGCCCGGGGGATTGCGTATTTCGTATTGCGTATCTGTGTGAATGCTGATCCTACGCAATACGCACGCCTGCACTCGGTAGGCAGTCCAGGATGGGATTCTCGATAAGCGCAACTATGCCGCAACAGGCGTATGCTCCGAGGGGGCCGGCGGGACGGGCGGACGGATGTCTTTACCCTTCTTCAGATGCTCTTCCACTTGCTTCGCAAAGGCGTTGGGCATCACCTTGCGGAACTGGTCGACGGCGGTGTCCCAGTTGTCGAGCACGCGCTGCGCCTTTTCGCTGTCGGTGTGGTGGAGGTGCGTCTCCACGAGGCGACGGACGAGTTGCTGATCCCGCTCCTCGGTCAGGCGCTCGACGTGGACCATGCCGGGGTTCACCTTGCTCTCGAAGTTTCCGCTTTCATCGAGCACGTAGGCCTCGCCGCCGCTCATCCCGGCGCCGAAATTGCGTCCCGTGTCGCCGAGAATCACGACCACGCCGCCGGTCATGTACTCGCAGCCATGATCGCCCACGCCCTCCACGACCGCCTGCACGCCGGAGTTGCGGACGGCAAAGCGCTCGCCGCCCTGGCCGTTGAAGTAGGCTTCGCCCCGCGTCGCGCCGTAGAGCGCCACGTTGCCGAGAATGATGTTTTCGTCGGCCACCCACCCGGCGTCGTCGGGCGTGCGGATGATGATGCGCCCACCCGAGAGGCCCTTGCCCACGTAGTCGTTGGCCTCGCCGTCGAGGTCCAGCGTAATGCCGTTTGCGAGGAACGCCCCGAAGCTCTGGCCCGCCACGCCATCGAAGTCGATCCGGATGGTGTCGTCGGGGAGGCCGTCCGGACCGTATCGGCCCGTCACCTCTCCACTGAGCGTGGCGCCCACGGTGCGGTCGCGGTTGTGGATCTCGTGTTCGAGGTGGACCGGCGTTTCGTCCTCCAGCGCCGGTTGTGCCTCTTCGATGAGCGTGTGATCGATCTTCTCGTCGATCCCGTGGTCTTGCTCTTGCGTCTTGTGGAGGTCGTCGTCGCTCTCGGGGGTGCGGAGGAGCGGACTCAAGTCCAGCCGCCGCGCCTTTCGGTGGTCGGTCTCGCGCTGGCGGAGCTTGTCGGTCCGCCCCACCATCTCGTCGACGGTGCGGAAGCCGAGCGTCGCCATGATCTCGCGCAGCTCCTCGGCCACGAAGCGCATGTAGTTGATGACGTGCTCCGGCTCCCCGACAAACTTCTTCCGGAGTTCCGGATCCTGCGTGGCAATGCCCACCGAACAGGTGTTGCAGTGGCACTTGCGAAGCATGATGCATCCGAGCGTGACCAGCGCCCCGGTGCCGAAGCCGTATTCCTCGGCGCCCATGAGCGCCGCCATCGCGATGTCGCGGCCCGTCTTGAGGCCGCCGTCCACGCGCATCCGGATGCGAGAGCGGAGCTCGTTCTCCAGCAGAATCTGCTGCGCCTCGGTTACCCCCAACTCCC is part of the Salinibacter sp. 10B genome and encodes:
- a CDS encoding glutamate synthase subunit beta, giving the protein MPREHHPDGYLKHKRRSIGKRDPKERAGDYAEIWAPDWDPEHLKDQGERCVDCGVPTCMSGCPIGNRIPEWNDLVHKEDWKEALEQLHATNNFPEFTGYTCPAPCEDACVLSYNDDPVTIKSIERAIVDKGWKEGWIQPEPPTSRTDHRVAIIGSGPAGLAAAQQLNRAGHHVTVYERDDAPGGLMTYGIPDFKFAKKRVDQRVDQLQQEGIEFVTGTAIGPDLAADRLHDEYDATCLAIGAQKHRELPVPGTDLAGVMPAMDFLPQENRRQHGTSVPNGVTAEGKNVVVLGGGDTGADCVATAHRQGAKQVVQIGINQKPPSERPADNPWPETAQVFKKTYAQEEGGTQEFAVNTTELADTDGDGHVNELRAERVEWTYENGSRVDKTVIDPDFRVAADLVLVAIGFTGPESNPFSSLGVQLNDHGTFATDDNLMTDVDGVFAAGDARMGASLVVWAIGEGRDAARQIDRYLMGTSKLPASLQTQNPPIPFR